AAATGCCATGCTTGTACATTTTCAGATTATTCTTCAAATACATTCACGCCACAGGTAATGGCTCGCCGTGACTCGCATGATGACGTAATCGTGTGACTTGCGACATTTTGACCTCTTCACCATCAAATGTTCTGTTGGACGCAGCTGAGCAAAATGGAAACGCCGACGGGAATGGCTGTGGGAATGCCCGAGGTGAAGGGTGCTTCAGTCGGCGTCACCAAGAACCCTTTAGCCGAAACTCACGAATTTAAACAGGCGTGTTCACTTTGCTACATCAGAACAGGTGAGGAGTCCATTCTTGagttggggcggggggagtggACGATAGCCGCGTCACCTGGAATGTGCTCGCTGTTGACAGGAACCGGCGTGTTGGACTACACGCTCCACACTGACGAGCACAAATGCAAAAAGGATGTTTTACTGGGCAGACTCAAACATTTACTTGATAAAACATGGAGGCTCATTCGACCAAGACCAACAAAAACCCAATATGTCGGCCCGTATTACATTTGCAAAGGTATACACTTGCTTCTTCCAAAAGCGTGACTTCAAGCCTGAGTTGAATTCATATCtgaaaaaacacagttttagtCTAACTGAAATGcttttatacccccccccctaccaccaccaccctcagaGGTGGCTGCGGGAAAAGATTGTCTCTATCCAGGTCACTGCACGTTTGCGTACTGTCAGGAAGAGATTGACGTTTGGACGTTGGAGCGGATAGGCCTTATATCTCGGGAACTTCTCTTCGATCCTTTTGGGCCCAACTCCAACATGAGGCTGAATGTGGCCAAGATCTTACAGGAACACCCTGAAATATTTGTCTTTCTGTGCGGAGTGAGTATACGACTTCTCTCCGTCACTGCGTCGGTGCAGGATGATAATCGGGAGATAATCGGCAGCTCTCAATGGTGCTCATTTGTCAGCGGCTGCGATTGTTGTTGGTCCGAAAGTCGACTTGCAATGAAAAACATTAAAGTGCACGTTTTGTTTTCAGGTGTGTTTTGACCACAAACCAAGAATAATCAGCAAAACCAACAAAGATAACCCGGCGCTTTGCTCTCACCCGGTAACCAAGCACGACTTTGAGAAACATAAGTACGTATGGTCGTGGCTATTTCTTCATCCAGGGAAGCAGTCTGGAGCGAAACGACTTTCTCTAATTGACTCCGTTTGTCCGCCAGGTGCCTGGTGCACATATTAAAGGACAGCACCGTCCGGTATTCCAAAATCCGAATGTTGAATCCCCTGTGCCAGCTCGACCTGTGTCGACATGAAGTGCGTTACGGCTGCATGAGGGAGGACGAGTGCTTCTACGCACACAGCCTCACTGAGCTGAAGGTCTGGATGCTGCAGCATGAGCGGCGTAAGAGTTTTCGTCTTCTATGAATTCATATTCAGTCTTTctgacaccccacccccccacccacaacaATCTAAAAACAGCTCTGAGGTGTTTTAAGAAAATATTATTGAGGAGCAATGTACCGTCACCATTTTATGGAAGTTCAATGTACATTCTATGGATTTTTTTGCTGACTTCTTTCTGTTGGTATCACACAGGTATCAGTCATGAAAGTATTGTTCAAGAGGCCACCACGTATTGGAATGCCAATATTGCATTACAAGGTGGCCAGGTAAGATCCTGTCATCATATTGGTTATatttcttgggaaaaaaaaagactaaacttGTCCTTCCCATCCATCAGCTTTTAGGCCAAAGAAGGTTCGGTCCTCAAAATTTGAAGATGATGTTTGTTTGTAGCCAGTGTTGGAGAAACGGGCAGCTAAGTGAAGCGGacaagaataaaaaatattgcTCAGCAAAGGCAAGGCACACGTAAGTCGATGTGTGGGCCGGAAGTGACGAGACGAGGCGGCGCTTTGGTGCTCAGCTAGTTTTCTTTTTACAGGTGGGCCAAAGACAAGCGTGTGGTGCTTGTAAGTTCTATTGAAAGGAAAAAGTGGACAACGGTTAGAGCCCTTCCTACCAAAAAGCCAATCCCGGCTCAGTTTGAGGtacaaaaccaaaaataatgagatatgaattgaaaaaaaaagtccatattatgtttttttttttttttttttaaataatttaaacCCCCCCTCAGATTTGTATGCATGTGGCAGCCGGCAAGAAGTGTCAGTATGTCGGCAATTGCACGTTTGCTCACAGCACGGAGGAGCGAGACCTTTGGACGTTCATGAAGGAAAACAACAGTAAGTCCTTTCTTTTCGCGGCAGAATTCAAACGGCTGACCTGACCTGACACTTGCAATCGGGTTTTGTGCTTTCCCAGTTGCAGATTCTGATCAGCTTTACGACAAGTGGCTGCAGTCTCAGAAGGCGGGCTTCAGTGAGGAGAACGCAAACGTGTCTGTGAGGGAGAACGGCAAGCCCATTCACATGCCAACAGATTATATGGAAGAGGTGGtgagttggcaaaaaaaaaaagacttttaccCCCGGCTCCGATCAATTTATAAAACCACAATTATAAATGTTGAACCTGTTCAGCAGTTAAAATCCTAAATTAATCAACACCGAGTCGTGGCGTTGCGCATACTGTGTCATTGTATTTTGAAATGGAACAATATCCACGGAGGAAGCTGAcgctgttactttttttttttcgataaaTAATTTTGGTTAATGGTCACGCAGCAAAGCTTGCTTTCTTCCACTTTGGGCTATTTGTTTTCTACGCAGAAAAATAATTCAGCTGCAGTGCACCCTCTGCTGGTAGTAAAATGAATTGGGGAAATCCCATTATTCATCCATTGTTGTAAAATGATGTCCCTACCTTGTGCTGTCGTCCTACCTCCGTACCATGAGATGTGGATGTTTATTCCCATTCTGGCTGTACGTTTGTGCTAAAACCGAAATGCGACTTTTTGGGTTGATGCCATTGGAAGCACAATGACGACAATGATGACTTCAACTAAGTGCGaacgtttgtttgtgtgctggGTGCAGGCCGGCAATCACTGCTGGCTGTGCGGTAAGAACTGCAACAGCGAGAAGCAGTGGCAGCAGCACATCACCTCGGAGAAACACAAAGACCGAGTCTTCACCTCCGAGGACGATCACAATTGTTGGCAGTATCGATTTCCCACTGGCACTTTCAAAGTCTGTGAGAGGTAAGCTTTGTGGGACTGTAGAACACACGATAGGAATACTAAACCCTTTGGGATGGCTCGACTTCTAAGAGGGAGGTTTTTAGTTTCAGACCTCAGAGGGCAGTGCCAACTGATTTGAATGATATTAGCAGCACAGGGAAATATTTCCGTAACGTCTTTTAATTGTATCCGCAATATTCTAAAATGCATACAGAGGTACTGACTACAGTCAGCTGTAGAATAGGTTTTAAAGTTCTGCAACCGGTCCATAAATTGCTGAACAATTTAGGTCCTAGTTACATTAAAGAAATGCTGATGGGATACAACGCAGGAGGGCTCGGGGGGTCAATTACTGGAGCCCAGAGGTCAAAGccaacatggtgaagcagcatttagctaGTATGCTGCActcaaatggaataaataaggTGCCTGACAACAGATGTAAAGTTAGCCccgagtgtaaatgcttttaaattgaGGAACTAAAATCTTTACTCTTTTCCCATACCTTTAATTACGATCTTTCAAAACGTTCAACAAGGTGGCCCCTTTTTAGAGAATATTTTGTAAtaaatgaagtgtatacaaGCGATTGACTTGTGGTGGTGTGTTGGGACAGGTTCCACATAGGGACGTGCACAGAGGACGACTCGTGCAAGCTGGCCCACGGCGAGCAGGAGCTCCGGGAGTGGATGGAGCGGCGGGAAGTGCTTTTGATGAAACTGGCCAAAGCCAGAAAAGACCACCTTATAGCACCCAATGATAATGATTTTGGAAAATACAGTTTTCTTCTTAAAGACATCAACTAATGGCATGAAGATCACGTGAAGAGAAGCAGTACTCCCAACTCGAGATGATCTCTGAGGTGTCCAGGAAGTAAGCCAGGATGGCATTATTTTAAAGCGGCGCCGGACCAGTCCAAAGACGATTGGCATCGGCTTCGTTGCCAATCGAACAAATGGAAGCATTAACCAAGAAGCTTTGCTATGCATTGCTCACCTAAGGAGGGTGATGGAAGTGTAGCACGTTGTCTTTTTGACAagtcaacacacaaacacagatttGGCAGTTTGTTTTAACAAGTCAACATACATAGAAACAGTTGTTAATGCTCCCACTATAAACGGCCAGCACACCAAATAAAGctcctttgtgggtttttttttcttctgttaagGACATCCATACATTTGTGTTAGCAAGCTAACGAGTCAGCTGATAGTCAAGGTGCCTGGTGAGGTCTTCTGTATTTTCAGCTGTCATGGGTCGACAGAGGCCGGATCCATTCGGGCAACCAGCACCTGCTGCAGTTCCTCCACCTCCAACTTCCACATCTGTCTGTGTAGCGCAGCGTGCTCGGAGAGGTCGGCCAGCTTTACGGCGCGGACCAGCGGCTCCGGGGAGACGGCCTGGATGACGCCCATCACCATCACGTATTTACCTTGGGACACGTTAGACGTCTAGTGTCACTTTTAGGTGCTTTTGGGGGGGCGCATTAATCACTCGAGTCTTATTATTTTATGAGATTAATACAGTAATACACATTAGTTGTATGACATTACCAAGTTTGTTTCTTTACCAGTCAGCATGGCGGCTAACACAATTACCTTATACTGCCATTAGCATTGATTTGCAGCCCTGTCACAGTAAACCGAGTAATACTACATTCAGTATTTAAAACATCAGTTAATTATAAATGATTTACACGCAGGGTTGTTCACAGCGCAGCAGAGTATAAACTCAACTATGACAAATACCTGGTATGTACaatcatactgtatatgaagtGGACTTACAGTATCCTCATGGCCAATTGACCGTTCTTCGTAAAACTATAAAACAATCGTGCGTTTCAAGATATTTTAGTGTCTAAGTTCCAGTTATCGAATAAACAACACGAAGCTGTCAGAAACTCAAAAGGACGTCTCGCTTTCATTACCCGAAGACAAACACGGTTTCCCTTTGGGGATGCCATTGATGCCCTGTACGGTGAAGGTGCCCGTCTCATCGATGAGTAGCATGCGGTTGAGGGCTAGCTCCACTTCGAGCACGGTGCCCTGCATCCACACCAGGGAGACCTGCAGGAAGCGATCCCTGCCCAGCTTGACTACCCAGCCGGCGCCGGGGTCGCCGGAACTCCCCCGTAACGCAGTCGCCGTCCTCAGCTGGCTGGAAAACACCTTCACCGGCGGGGCGCGCTTCCTCTCACCGGTTACGTTCCCTGGTTTATCCATTACTGTGTACTACATGTTGCTGTCGTTTGTTAATTTGTAAACAATTTTCGAACTTTTTATTTCCCGCTTAGGGGAGCAACTTCCGTATACGTCAATACCTGtatgcatttcaaaataaaagcgtgaCAAGCGTTGAAAATGGCAACAAGAAATGGCTTTCCTACACAGTATATCTGTTTTGAATGCTCCTGAAAATAGACTGTTTATTGTACATAAAAATTTAAATGCAGAACCATGCTTTGtcagacaaaaacatttgacagtttttttttccttccaaaaatgaaaaagtctAAAATGGCTGTATTTGCAGTGTGCAAACGAGTAAGGAGAAAACACTGCCTTCATTTCATTAAAtaacttttatttctttaagaATAACAGAAGAAAAGTGTTAGCAATTTCTGTacaattgtttcattttcttccCCTTGTATTTGTTGAAGCCCATCAATGATCAACAAGAGGGAGGGCTCAGAAATGTGAACGCTGCCACTTGCAGCGCAcgttgaaacaaaaaaacaaaaacaaaaacaaaaaagattttaGTCCGCGGGCGTCAGTCAAGTTCCTTCAGATAAGATGCCGGCACGTTTCCTCGAGCCTCCCTCCTCTTCTCTCAACTCCTCCTCCTTATCTTCTGTCCCAGTTCATCattgccaaaaaaacaaaactgataaGAGGCACATTAGAAATACTGCCATTTCCCCAGCACTGTGTCTTTAATTGCATCCACGAACTGTGTGGGCACCCAGTAGACCCAATACTGAGACGCTTCTGTTGGACCCAGCTGGAACGCCTGCATACACGAAGAATACTGGgtagaaaaagtctacacacccctgatcAAATGCCAGATATTTGCAGTATAAAAAAGAAGCCAAGATAAATTGTGCCAAAACCTTTTcaaccattaatgtgacctacAACTTAATCGGGGAAGATATTGAACACTGACAATAACggggttgcacaagtgtgcacactctCATAGCTGTGTTTCATCAGAATTTTGGGGGAATTCCCTAATTGAACCTCAACATTTACCCGCTGCCACATTttcttttgattaaaaaaaaaatatgagacaGAGGCTGTAAACTATGTACTGCCACACCCAGGTCGAGTTTACTTTTCCATTATACATAAGACAAAGAATTAATTCCCTGTTTGCCTTTACCACAAACCACATAATTTTGCCTTATTAAAAGCTTGTTAAACCTCATGCTAAGCAAACAATACAAAATGCCTGAAATTGTTTTAGAACAAATGTGTCTGTAGCCTCCTCTTCCAGTCGTTGACATGACTTGAAATTCGTCTCATCCGCAGCTCGCGAAGAGCTAAATATGCAGCGGCACTTACCATCATGTGATAGTCCTCGTGCTCTTCAATGGGCTCAGAAACAACATTTTTGATGGAGCCCATCGGGACTTTCTCTGTTCGCTCTGcacacaaaaagacacaaacattaaagaaaaaaaaaaaacaaggaaaaataAGCATCACAGTTGGCTTTTTGTACATTTGTGTTTCACCTTTAGTCCCGATCCACAGCTGATCCTGCTCCAGTTTGAATGTGAGTCTTACTTTTCCTCCGGATTTGTTGTACATTCCGGATAAAGGCACAGTTGGTAGTCGCTCCTGCCGGTTTGAAGGGCAAAGACGTTAAAAACATCACCCGGACAACCACCCTTCCccaaaaaatggaagaaaaaaaccgcATTCACGCTCACTTTTGTTCCTTTAATAGCTGGCATTACATCCTCAGGTTTACCTTTGTCCAAAACTTTCCTGTGTTGCTGGAATAAGAGCATACATGCAagtaaatacatattttctcaCAAAAGAAATCAATCCAATTCCTTCCTAGTTTCTGTCGTGGAAAAAAGGGCCGAATGTGTACTTTTGGTTCCAGGAACCTTTTATTTCCCAGAACAACATGTTTTCAGAATTTTAGGTGCTAATGCAACTAAAGACACAATTGGTACTTTCAGTTATCGGAACCAGAAAAACCAACTAAAAGTTTCCACACCAGGTGGAAATCCGACTAAAGACAGAATGGCTATTTCTGGGCCCTTTTAGTTTTCAGAACCACAACAACCAAGATATACAAATTCCCAACACTTAAATTGGAAATGCAGTCATAAGCATAAAGGGTTCTTTCTATTTCTTAAACCTCTAGTTGCCGGAACTGAACTAAAAGTCAACAGAAACTTAGGTGTAAATACAGCGCAACAGGTACTTTCACAAGTAACAAGAACTAAAAGTTCCCAGAACATTTTACACTTGAGTTGACGTTGAAATTGAGGTGCGGGACCTTTTGTCTGCATAGTGGCTCCTTCTTGTTCTCCTCAGCCTTGACCTCCTGCTGCATAACCTCTTTGGGCGTGCTGACTGCCAGCACGTCGTTTATGGTGGATCCCACCACCATGACCTTGGCGCCGCTCATCATCTTCATTTCCCGTAATGTCTTGTCCTCCGGCACCAGGCCTTTGTACATCACCTTTTGCATGGCCGGCGGAAGACCTGACGGACGGAAACAGAGAGATAGAGGGAGAACCCGTGTAGTAGGGATCTCGAACTTTTCACATCAAGTACCATCTCAAAAAATACTTGGTCCTCCAAGTACCACTAAAATCCACAACATTAAAATAAGAGTTGCATAATAGTCCCAATGTGACCTAAACACTCCTGGGTGTACTCAAatgcttttcaaaatgtaacTTAAATACTCTCAAGTCTACTGAATTGCTGCCTAAAAGTTACCCAAATACTGTCAAATGTATGAAATTCTCTCTTAAAGTTCCCTAAGTAGTCCTagccatatacagtaaatactcTCCAAGATTTACCAAAATACTCTTAAATGTACAAAATACTCTTTAAAGGGTatctaaatgcttttaaaatcaatgaaatatttcccaaaatgaatcaaaatattcgggatggggcggcccggtagaccagtggttagcacgtcagcttcacagtgcagaggtacagggttcgattccagctccggcctccctgtgtggagtttgcatgttctccccgggcctgcgtgggttttctccgggtgctccggtttcctcccacattccaaaaacatgcgtggcaggctgattgaacactctaaattgtccctaggtgtgagtgtgagtgcgaatggttgttcgtttctgtgtgccctgcgattggctggcaaccttttcagggtgtcccttgcctactgcccgaagacagctgggataggctccagcaccccccgcgaccctcgtgaggatcaagcggctcggaagatgaatgaatattcggGATGGGCGAGTAATGATACTAGGTATTGTATCAAAGGTACTCGTTGAGGGTGTCGGAAACAGCCAAATGATActaaaggcagaaaaaaataataaactttCCTGCCTTTATCTTCGTATCCTATAATGTAGCATCtatctgagattttttttttgggtgggggcaaTAAAGATTAATTAATTCCTTGTGGTTGTTGAAAAATCCATTTGTATATTGCTCTCACCAGTGAGCGAATGGATCTTCTCCTTCAATTTAGCGCCGGTACTACCCAGAGGGATCCTCAAGTCATATTTGATCTTGTTCCAGATTATCTTCAAGTCCACCATCTCGCCCCCGTCCTCGGCATTGTCATCCCCGttgctgatgctggaagagtCCTGAGTGGTGGCGTTTCCTGCGTCGGAGGCCGGTTCCGAGTCGCCCATCGTAGTTTCCCCCAGATGTGCGTCTTCCTCCCCTTCCTTTGGCTTTTcatccgtttgcattgtaacttGATTTCCTGCCATAAATAGAGAAAAACTCATTTTCAAATTGAGATCATTTTAGGTGTCTGGTTTTAAAGAGCCACCCACTCAGCCATCTGTTTTCTACAGTGACATCAAAAACATGCGAGATTATGGCAATCGAGGACCGTATCTGGACACACCTGActttgagtcttcaatgaacttaACATGCCAGTTTGGTACACATGAGAAAGTCGGAGGATCTGATTTGACATTCAAACATCGACAGTCACACTTAGAGTTTATATTCCTGTAAAGGCCACACAGAGAGGGGCGCACGAGATTCAGGCCCTAAATCCCTGAACAGCGCACATTTTCTAA
This region of Hippocampus zosterae strain Florida chromosome 17, ASM2543408v3, whole genome shotgun sequence genomic DNA includes:
- the rmi2 gene encoding recQ-mediated genome instability protein 2; translated protein: MDKPGNVTGERKRAPPVKVFSSQLRTATALRGSSGDPGAGWVVKLGRDRFLQVSLVWMQGTVLEVELALNRMLLIDETGTFTVQGINGIPKGKPCLSSGKYVMVMGVIQAVSPEPLVRAVKLADLSEHAALHRQMWKLEVEELQQVLVARMDPASVDP
- the zc3h7a gene encoding zinc finger CCCH domain-containing protein 7A isoform X2 codes for the protein MSGLGPLDRKSRWQQIQKGLQFIQSTLPYPGSQDHYEVFLKDLVWNLFGEGNDVFKEGDWTKSIEMYTEALSLADYANSEDISVATGLLEKLYANRAAACLNIVPGLYDLALEDCEKALQFNECNYKALYRKAKSLKEMGRHQEAYDAVAKCSLAVPQDPSVVRLTQDLAKMLGLKIRKAYVRTKASQNSSSVEEIEIEVPEMVPASSVAVPTPVTAVEELRLPGSIPSMPQSEPPGFESLPLPVSSPSSAPLAVNTFMNGCRTNKPHSLLESSQDLDSDIIGNDLDDLLDQAGPEMAMGISTMKSPLPLPPSMPSVNSMSSPFLLPSHINPFLRGSQQCTVNLPPLYHQLGSSAYFGMDTFETLSQPLDTLDSLSLSDPQTDYSSNTFTPQLSKMETPTGMAVGMPEVKGASVGVTKNPLAETHEFKQACSLCYIRTGTGVLDYTLHTDEHKCKKDVLLGRLKHLLDKTWRLIRPRPTKTQYVGPYYICKEVAAGKDCLYPGHCTFAYCQEEIDVWTLERIGLISRELLFDPFGPNSNMRLNVAKILQEHPEIFVFLCGVCFDHKPRIISKTNKDNPALCSHPVTKHDFEKHKCLVHILKDSTVRYSKIRMLNPLCQLDLCRHEVRYGCMREDECFYAHSLTELKVWMLQHERRISHESIVQEATTYWNANIALQGGQLLGQRRFGPQNLKMMFVCSQCWRNGQLSEADKNKKYCSAKARHTWAKDKRVVLVSSIERKKWTTVRALPTKKPIPAQFEICMHVAAGKKCQYVGNCTFAHSTEERDLWTFMKENNIADSDQLYDKWLQSQKAGFSEENANVSVRENGKPIHMPTDYMEEVAGNHCWLCGKNCNSEKQWQQHITSEKHKDRVFTSEDDHNCWQYRFPTGTFKVCERFHIGTCTEDDSCKLAHGEQELREWMERREVLLMKLAKARKDHLIAPNDNDFGKYSFLLKDIN
- the ubfd1 gene encoding ubiquitin domain-containing protein UBFD1 isoform X1, yielding MRLSPGGNQVTMQTDEKPKEGEEDAHLGETTMGDSEPASDAGNATTQDSSSISNGDDNAEDGGEMVDLKIIWNKIKYDLRIPLGSTGAKLKEKIHSLTGLPPAMQKVMYKGLVPEDKTLREMKMMSGAKVMVVGSTINDVLAVSTPKEVMQQEVKAEENKKEPLCRQKQHRKVLDKGKPEDVMPAIKGTKERLPTVPLSGMYNKSGGKVRLTFKLEQDQLWIGTKERTEKVPMGSIKNVVSEPIEEHEDYHMMAFQLGPTEASQYWVYWVPTQFVDAIKDTVLGKWQYF
- the ubfd1 gene encoding ubiquitin domain-containing protein UBFD1 isoform X2, which produces MATQDGNQVTMQTDEKPKEGEEDAHLGETTMGDSEPASDAGNATTQDSSSISNGDDNAEDGGEMVDLKIIWNKIKYDLRIPLGSTGAKLKEKIHSLTGLPPAMQKVMYKGLVPEDKTLREMKMMSGAKVMVVGSTINDVLAVSTPKEVMQQEVKAEENKKEPLCRQKQHRKVLDKGKPEDVMPAIKGTKERLPTVPLSGMYNKSGGKVRLTFKLEQDQLWIGTKERTEKVPMGSIKNVVSEPIEEHEDYHMMAFQLGPTEASQYWVYWVPTQFVDAIKDTVLGKWQYF
- the zc3h7a gene encoding zinc finger CCCH domain-containing protein 7A isoform X1 — encoded protein: MSGLGPLDRKSRWQQIQKGLQFIQSTLPYPGSQDHYEVFLKDLVWNLFGEGNDVFKEGDWTKSIEMYTEALSLADYANSEDISVATGLLEKLYANRAAACLNIVPGLYDLALEDCEKALQFNECNYKALYRKAKSLKEMGRHQEAYDAVAKCSLAVPQDPSVVRLTQDLAKMLGLKIRKAYVRTKPALNVLRGSSHQDAACDQASQNSSSVEEIEIEVPEMVPASSVAVPTPVTAVEELRLPGSIPSMPQSEPPGFESLPLPVSSPSSAPLAVNTFMNGCRTNKPHSLLESSQDLDSDIIGNDLDDLLDQAGPEMAMGISTMKSPLPLPPSMPSVNSMSSPFLLPSHINPFLRGSQQCTVNLPPLYHQLGSSAYFGMDTFETLSQPLDTLDSLSLSDPQTDYSSNTFTPQLSKMETPTGMAVGMPEVKGASVGVTKNPLAETHEFKQACSLCYIRTGTGVLDYTLHTDEHKCKKDVLLGRLKHLLDKTWRLIRPRPTKTQYVGPYYICKEVAAGKDCLYPGHCTFAYCQEEIDVWTLERIGLISRELLFDPFGPNSNMRLNVAKILQEHPEIFVFLCGVCFDHKPRIISKTNKDNPALCSHPVTKHDFEKHKCLVHILKDSTVRYSKIRMLNPLCQLDLCRHEVRYGCMREDECFYAHSLTELKVWMLQHERRISHESIVQEATTYWNANIALQGGQLLGQRRFGPQNLKMMFVCSQCWRNGQLSEADKNKKYCSAKARHTWAKDKRVVLVSSIERKKWTTVRALPTKKPIPAQFEICMHVAAGKKCQYVGNCTFAHSTEERDLWTFMKENNIADSDQLYDKWLQSQKAGFSEENANVSVRENGKPIHMPTDYMEEVAGNHCWLCGKNCNSEKQWQQHITSEKHKDRVFTSEDDHNCWQYRFPTGTFKVCERFHIGTCTEDDSCKLAHGEQELREWMERREVLLMKLAKARKDHLIAPNDNDFGKYSFLLKDIN